The Niastella koreensis GR20-10 genome includes a window with the following:
- a CDS encoding NADAR family protein, translated as MKYSIDWLKEQIAKGTEVKYYFFWGHTPKIPGATDKSCLSQWFSAAFTVEGIVYPTAEHWMMAEKARLFKDSAALAEILKTPKPGTAKALGRTVRNFDKTIWDAKAYHIVVEGNVHKFSQHEAMKNFLMTTGNTIIVEASPRDCIWGIGLGQDNAKAQNPHTWRGKNWLGFALMEARDKLKAN; from the coding sequence ATGAAATATTCAATAGACTGGTTAAAAGAACAAATAGCAAAAGGAACAGAAGTGAAGTACTATTTCTTCTGGGGTCATACACCCAAAATTCCCGGGGCAACGGATAAATCCTGTTTGAGCCAGTGGTTTTCTGCAGCCTTTACGGTAGAGGGCATTGTATACCCAACGGCAGAGCACTGGATGATGGCGGAAAAAGCCAGGTTGTTTAAAGATTCAGCAGCATTGGCTGAAATTCTGAAAACGCCAAAACCAGGCACCGCAAAAGCATTGGGAAGAACCGTTCGCAATTTTGATAAAACAATATGGGATGCGAAAGCTTATCATATTGTGGTGGAAGGCAACGTGCATAAGTTCTCACAGCATGAAGCAATGAAGAACTTCCTGATGACTACCGGCAACACAATAATAGTAGAAGCAAGTCCGCGTGACTGCATCTGGGGTATAGGCCTGGGTCAGGATAATGCAAAAGCCCAGAACCCGCATACCTGGCGGGGAAAAAACTGGCTGGGTTTTGCCCTGATGGAAGCACGCGATAAATTAAAAGCAAATTAA
- a CDS encoding nicotinate phosphoribosyltransferase encodes MKTQENFVLLADAYKYSHHKLYYPGTTKIYSYLESRGGQFDETTFFGLQYFLKYYLEGQVITKEKIDEAEEFLTQVFGRTDVFDRSKFDYILEKYNGRLPVRIKAVPEGTVVPVNNVLMTIENTDPECFWLSNFLETLLMQVWYPCTVATVSREVRKIVEEYFEETASEESKAGIDFVLNDFGFRGVSSVESAGLGGAAHLISFRGSDTLMGSMMAKRYYDAQKVYGLSVPATEHSVCTLLGEEGELEVFKHILKTFPTGVVACVSDSFDIFRACSEYWGTELKDLVLSRDGVLVIRPDSGDPVFTLLRVFDILFTKFGYTINKKGYKVLPPQVRVIQGDGVNVPAIRSIYGALKVNGISAENLVLGMGGALLQKVDRDTQKFAFKCSYAEINGKPVDVQKHPVELDTHGKLVQSFKKSKAGQLKLIRTDEGFQTVRKETPTGYEDQMITVFENGAIMNTSSFEEIKERAVVTAVQLIS; translated from the coding sequence ATGAAAACGCAAGAGAACTTTGTATTACTCGCCGACGCTTATAAATATTCTCACCATAAATTATACTATCCCGGAACCACTAAGATCTATTCTTATCTCGAAAGCCGGGGTGGACAATTTGATGAAACCACCTTCTTTGGGTTGCAATATTTTCTGAAATATTACCTGGAAGGCCAGGTGATCACCAAAGAAAAGATCGATGAAGCAGAAGAATTTTTAACCCAGGTATTTGGAAGGACCGATGTATTCGATCGCAGTAAGTTCGATTACATCCTGGAAAAATACAATGGCCGGTTACCGGTTCGCATAAAAGCAGTACCCGAAGGAACGGTAGTACCCGTTAACAATGTGCTGATGACCATCGAGAATACCGACCCTGAATGTTTCTGGTTATCGAACTTTTTAGAAACCCTGTTGATGCAGGTTTGGTACCCCTGTACAGTGGCAACTGTATCGCGCGAGGTAAGAAAGATCGTAGAGGAATATTTTGAAGAAACCGCTTCAGAAGAATCAAAAGCAGGCATTGACTTTGTGTTGAACGACTTTGGTTTCCGCGGGGTAAGCTCTGTTGAAAGTGCTGGCTTAGGTGGCGCGGCTCACCTGATCAGCTTCAGGGGCAGTGATACCCTGATGGGGAGTATGATGGCAAAAAGGTATTACGATGCACAAAAAGTATATGGCTTGTCAGTACCGGCTACCGAGCACTCGGTTTGTACCCTGTTAGGCGAAGAAGGCGAGCTGGAAGTATTCAAACACATTTTAAAAACTTTCCCCACCGGGGTGGTAGCCTGTGTATCTGACTCGTTCGACATCTTCAGGGCCTGCAGCGAATACTGGGGAACAGAATTAAAAGACCTGGTATTAAGCAGGGATGGAGTATTGGTAATTCGTCCGGATAGCGGCGACCCTGTTTTCACCCTGCTGAGAGTGTTTGATATTTTATTTACCAAATTCGGCTATACCATCAATAAAAAGGGGTATAAAGTATTACCCCCACAGGTACGCGTGATCCAGGGTGATGGAGTAAACGTACCGGCCATCCGCAGCATTTATGGCGCGTTGAAAGTAAATGGCATCAGTGCCGAAAACCTGGTGCTGGGTATGGGTGGCGCCTTATTACAAAAGGTAGATCGTGATACACAAAAATTTGCCTTTAAATGCTCTTATGCCGAAATAAATGGTAAACCAGTAGATGTACAGAAACACCCGGTGGAACTGGATACCCATGGCAAACTGGTACAATCATTTAAAAAATCAAAAGCCGGACAATTAAAATTAATTCGCACCGATGAAGGCTTTCAAACCGTAAGAAAAGAAACCCCCACCGGATATGAGGACCAGATGATAACGGTGTTTGAGAATGGTGCCATCATGAACACCAGCAGTTTTGAAGAGATAAAGGAAAGGGCGGTTGTTACGGCGGTGCAACTGATATCGTAA
- a CDS encoding NUDIX domain-containing protein — MKATGVIIARFQTPYLHEGHKYLIDEIRSKHNKIVIVLGVSPVKGSRRNPFDFYTRERLLKQYAPELMVLPLSDHPSDETWSKNLDTLLQNTFPSEPFILYGSRDSFMPYYKGHLQTVALPEFGEHSATAIRNENSDKVLDSVDFRMGINYAFQNTYSKVYPTVDIAVLKENDTQVLLGKKHNAPEWRFPGGFTDPTDDNYETAARRELQEECGDLEINAMQYVGSAKIDDWRYRSEEDKIMTLFFKTQWVFGHAKANDDLKELGWFPVKELQAMMQQGAIVKEHHVLVNLLLSNLKG, encoded by the coding sequence ATGAAAGCAACTGGTGTTATTATCGCACGTTTTCAGACCCCGTACCTCCATGAAGGTCATAAATATTTAATCGACGAAATTCGCTCGAAACACAATAAAATAGTAATCGTACTGGGCGTATCCCCCGTAAAAGGCAGCCGTCGCAACCCATTCGATTTTTATACCCGGGAAAGATTGTTAAAACAGTATGCCCCCGAACTGATGGTCTTACCCCTGAGCGATCACCCTTCCGATGAAACCTGGAGCAAAAACCTGGACACCCTGTTACAAAATACCTTCCCTTCAGAACCGTTTATCCTGTACGGAAGCCGCGATAGCTTTATGCCTTATTATAAGGGACATTTACAAACAGTCGCCCTGCCTGAATTTGGCGAGCATTCAGCCACGGCCATCCGCAATGAGAACAGCGATAAAGTGCTTGATTCTGTCGATTTCAGGATGGGCATCAATTATGCCTTTCAGAATACCTATTCAAAAGTTTATCCTACAGTTGATATAGCTGTCCTGAAAGAAAATGATACCCAGGTATTGTTAGGGAAAAAGCACAACGCGCCCGAATGGCGTTTTCCTGGTGGATTTACTGACCCTACAGACGATAATTATGAAACCGCAGCCCGCCGGGAATTACAGGAAGAATGCGGTGACCTGGAAATAAATGCCATGCAATATGTGGGTTCTGCCAAAATAGACGACTGGCGCTATCGTTCTGAAGAAGATAAGATCATGACGCTGTTCTTTAAAACCCAATGGGTGTTTGGACATGCAAAAGCAAACGACGACCTGAAAGAGCTGGGCTGGTTCCCGGTAAAGGAATTGCAGGCAATGATGCAGCAGGGAGCCATTGTAAAAGAACACCACGTACTGGTAAATTTATTATTAAGCAATTTAAAAGGATAA
- a CDS encoding TIGR02452 family protein has translation MRQSRRIEIAKDTLEILEKGFYNNSQGEKVDLTLIQKNAVDNTQLFKPEALETLLNNTKKENSFQTQYEVTNETTCDAARRLVSEGVHDVMALNFASAKNPGGGFLGGALAQEECIARASGLYPSLLTAMEGYYTYHRKLDTGLYSDTMIYSPAVPIIKDEDGQTLNEPVCVTIITSPAVNAGVIMRDEDGKADKIIAVMRVRIEKLLALCLNKQHTTLVLGAWGCGVFRNNPADISQLFLEALTGKFANQFQRVVFAVKTNKEEMIEPFRRRFNWQPKE, from the coding sequence ATGAGACAAAGCAGAAGAATTGAAATCGCAAAAGATACACTGGAGATTCTGGAGAAAGGATTTTACAATAATAGCCAGGGCGAAAAAGTAGACCTGACGCTTATCCAAAAGAACGCAGTAGATAACACACAGTTGTTCAAACCTGAAGCGTTGGAAACGCTGTTGAACAACACAAAAAAAGAAAACAGCTTTCAAACCCAATACGAAGTAACCAATGAAACCACGTGCGACGCAGCCCGCCGCCTGGTAAGTGAAGGGGTGCATGATGTAATGGCGTTGAACTTCGCTTCCGCAAAAAATCCGGGAGGTGGCTTTCTCGGTGGTGCGCTGGCCCAGGAAGAATGTATAGCCCGGGCAAGTGGTTTGTATCCCAGTTTGTTGACTGCGATGGAAGGGTATTACACCTATCACAGAAAGTTGGATACGGGTTTGTATTCCGATACGATGATCTATTCCCCGGCAGTGCCCATTATAAAAGATGAGGACGGGCAGACGCTGAATGAACCGGTATGTGTAACTATAATTACCTCGCCGGCTGTGAATGCAGGTGTTATCATGCGCGATGAAGATGGTAAAGCCGATAAGATAATTGCCGTGATGCGCGTACGGATTGAAAAACTGTTAGCGCTTTGCTTGAACAAGCAACACACCACACTGGTGCTGGGCGCCTGGGGTTGTGGCGTATTCAGGAATAACCCGGCAGACATTTCCCAATTGTTCCTGGAGGCGCTTACCGGAAAATTCGCCAACCAGTTTCAACGGGTAGTGTTTGCAGTGAAAACAAATAAAGAGGAAATGATAGAGCCGTTCAGAAGAAGATTTAACTGGCAGCCAAAGGAATAG